The genomic interval GACATCTTAATCGGCGGCTCGAACGGCGCAGAAGGCAAGCAAGGTAACAACGTCATTATCGCCGGCGACGGCAATAACACGATTTACGGCAACGGACTGATCGCGCAAAAGGGAGTCACCGGCGGCAACAACCTGATCATCGGCGGCACCGGCCAGGACACCATCTACGGAAACTTTGGCGCCAATCCGACCGGCAACGGCGGCGAAGGAGGCCAGAACCTGATCGTGGGCAACGGCGGCGGCGACACGATCTACTCTTCGCAAATCACCGACGGCGCCGAGGGCGGGCACGGCAGTATCTTGATCGCCGGCACGACCAACTTGGGTCCGACCGCCTTGCAAGCGATCTTGAGCGAATGGACCTCGACCGACACGCTGGCGGTAAAAATAGCCAATATCAGCGGCACCGGCAGCGGCACCGCCGCCAATGGCACCAACTATCTGCAGCCCGGCGTGACTGTCTCCAATGACGGCGTGCCCGACACGCTGTTCAGCGACTCGAAGGGGTCGGCCAACTGGCTGCTGGCCTCGCTGCCGCAAGACACGGTCAATCGCGTGAAATCGAGCGATACCGAGACGAACCTGCCGTAGGTTAGCGCGAACAGAAAATACAATCCACAGATTACACAGATTCTGCGGATTGATTGGCGAACGGGCAAACTGCACGCCTCTGTTGTTCTTAAACTCTGTGGCATCCAAGAAAGGCCAGCAGGCACATCCCCCTCCCTGTCAGGGAGGGGTTAAGGGAGGGTGAACGCTTCACCACCAAGATGGTCATTCTCTTGCGTTGACAGTCGAGACCCTCACCCTGCCCTCTCACGGAGGCCTCTCAGGGAGAGGGGTTTTGAAGAAAGTGGCACCGCGCGCCGACTATTGCAAATTCTCGCCCAAGAAGAGCGCCTCGACGGCCGTGAGATAATCGCGGTTGTCCTTCTTGGCAAAGCCGTGCCCTTCGTTGTCGGCGTACACGGTCCATACGGCACGGCCTGCTGCTCGCACGCGGTCGGCGATCTGCTGCGCCTCGGAAAACGGCACGCGCGGATCGTTCACGCCGTGCACGACCAACAGCGCCGATTGAATCTTATCGACGCGACCGGCCGGATTAATGCGCTCGAACACGGATCGCATCTCGGGCTTGCGCTCGTCGCCGTATTCGGCGCGGCGCAGGTCCTGCCGGTAGGGGCTGGTGTTTTGCAGAAAGGTGATAAAGTTCGAGATGCCCACGATGTCGATGCCGGCCTTGATGCGCTCGGGGAAGTTGACGAGCGAAGCCAGCACCATGTAGCCGCCGTAGGATCCGCCGGTTACGGCCACGCGCGAGGCGTCGAGCTCGGGACGCGTCTTCACCCAGTCCAAGAGCGCGCCGATGTCGCGCACGCTATCCTCGCGGAGCTCGGCGTTATCCAGTTGCAGGTAGGTCTTGCCGTAGCCGGCCGAGCCGCGCACGTTCGGATAGATCACGGCCAGTCCCATCTCGTTCACTTGGTACTGCGTGACGCCGGAAAAGAGTGGACGGTATTGCCCCTCGGGCCCGCCGTGAATGTTGATCAGAACCGCCGCACGATGTTCGGGGGTAGCCGTGCGCGGCTTGAAGACGTAAGCGGGAATCTGCCGCCCGTCGAACGTGGCGAACTGGATTCGCTCGGGCGCGACGAACGACGCCGGATCGAGCCCCCCCACTTCGCTATAGGTCCAGCGCGTGAGCGCGCCGTCACCCAGCTTGCAGGTGTAAGCGTCGGCCGGTGCGTCGGGGCGGGCGAGCGTCAGGCCGAGCGCAGCGCCATCGGGCGAGAACTCCAGGCCCGTCACGATCCCCAACGGCAGCTTCAACTCGCGGCGCCCTTTGTCATCGAGCAAGAACAGCCGGCTGGCACCATCCTCGTTGATCGTGAAGGCGACCGCCCCGGTCGCAGGGTCGACCACTACGTCGGCCACGTCCCAGGCGATGTCCTCGGTCAGCCATTGATAATCGAGCGTCGTCAGGTCGAGCCGAGCCAACTGCAAGAATTCGCCCTTGGCATCGCACGTGACGTAGGCCGAGCGTCCGTCCTTGGCGAAAGCCAACGTGCCGAAGGAAACCTTTCCCTCGGCGGGGATCGGCAGCGGCTTCATCTCCTTCTTGGCGACGTCGAAGATCGCTGGGTAAGACTCGTTGGCCGACACGTAGCGATTCATCAAGAGACGCGTGCCGTCGAGCGACCAGTCCGTCGCTACCCAGTACTCGCCCGAGGTCTCCAACAGCATTTGCATGCTGTCGGGCTTGCGCGTGTCGGCAATGTATACGTCGGTATCCCGGCCATTGCGGCGATTGCTGTTGACGATCATCCGCGCCCCGGAATGTTCCAGCGGGCCGAGCAGGTTGCGCGACTTGCCATCGGTCAAGAGCGACGTTTTGAAGGTCGCGCGATCGAGCAGGTAGACCTGTTCGTTTTCGTTGCCTCCTTTGCTCATCGAGAGCAGGATCGCTCCGTCCTTGGCCTGTGGAATGAATCGCCCGGTGCAAGGCTCGTCGAAAAACGTGATCTGCTCGCGCCGGCCGCCCGGCGTATAAACCCGGTGCAGCTGCACCGAGTTGCCGAAGCGTGTGCTGATCAGGATTCCGCCCGCGTCGCCCGCCTGTTCCGACCAGCCGAGGAACGCGGCACTGCGCGTGTTCTGGTATTGGGTCAAACGATCGGTAAGCGCCTGCGGAACCGCCGGCACGCCGCTGGTGGTGATCGCCGCGGGGCGATTCGGGTCGGCCGGCTCGTCAGCCCGGGCAGCTTGCCGGGGTGCACAGTGCGCCAGGACCAATAGAACAGCGACACGCGTGATGTTCATGCGCATGGTGGCGAAA from Pirellulales bacterium carries:
- a CDS encoding prolyl oligopeptidase family serine peptidase; this translates as MRMNITRVAVLLVLAHCAPRQAARADEPADPNRPAAITTSGVPAVPQALTDRLTQYQNTRSAAFLGWSEQAGDAGGILISTRFGNSVQLHRVYTPGGRREQITFFDEPCTGRFIPQAKDGAILLSMSKGGNENEQVYLLDRATFKTSLLTDGKSRNLLGPLEHSGARMIVNSNRRNGRDTDVYIADTRKPDSMQMLLETSGEYWVATDWSLDGTRLLMNRYVSANESYPAIFDVAKKEMKPLPIPAEGKVSFGTLAFAKDGRSAYVTCDAKGEFLQLARLDLTTLDYQWLTEDIAWDVADVVVDPATGAVAFTINEDGASRLFLLDDKGRRELKLPLGIVTGLEFSPDGAALGLTLARPDAPADAYTCKLGDGALTRWTYSEVGGLDPASFVAPERIQFATFDGRQIPAYVFKPRTATPEHRAAVLINIHGGPEGQYRPLFSGVTQYQVNEMGLAVIYPNVRGSAGYGKTYLQLDNAELREDSVRDIGALLDWVKTRPELDASRVAVTGGSYGGYMVLASLVNFPERIKAGIDIVGISNFITFLQNTSPYRQDLRRAEYGDERKPEMRSVFERINPAGRVDKIQSALLVVHGVNDPRVPFSEAQQIADRVRAAGRAVWTVYADNEGHGFAKKDNRDYLTAVEALFLGENLQ